A section of the Lineus longissimus chromosome 1, tnLinLong1.2, whole genome shotgun sequence genome encodes:
- the LOC135491266 gene encoding mitochondrial import inner membrane translocase subunit Tim23-like, which yields MDSQRKGGLFGTYGSSDPTLNVPVTSSPNSMMSPYLNFDPAYISPSPGSEFIMPEGASAHRGRFELAFSQIGGSVLVGAGIGGTNGVLSGLRATRELAGAAKRTQMLNFVAKQGASSAQSLGVLALMYSVFGVVIGWARGVEDELNTLTAGTATGLLYKSSSGLKKCARGGAIGFGLAAAYCVVTSGDKVKEFMSSR from the exons ATGGACAGTCAACGGAAAGGAGGTTTATTTGGAACTTATGGTTCATCTGATCCAACACTTAATGTTCCAG TTACTTCAAGTCCCAATTCGATGATGTCTCCTTATCTTAATTTTGACCCAGCATATATTTCTCCG AGTCCTGGTTCAGAGTTTATCATGCCAGAAGGAGCCAGTGCTCATAGAGGAAGATTTGAACTTGCATTCTCACAAATTGGCGGTTCAGTACTTGTTG GTGCTGGAATTGGTGGAACAAATGGTGTCCTCAGTGGACTTAGGGCAACGAGAGAACTGGCAGGAGCGGCAAAGCGAACACA GATGTTGAATTTCGTCGCCAAACAAGGAGCGTCTTCTGCTCAATCTTTAGGTGTACTTGCCCTAATGTACAGTGTATTCGGTGTTGTGATAGGCTGGGCTCGAGGTGTTGAAGATGAACTGAATACACTCACAGCTGGAACAGCAACAGGACTTCTTTACAAATCATCAT CTGGTCTAAAAAAATGTGCCCGGGGAGGAGCTATAGGGTTTGGGTTGGCTGCAGCATACTGTGTAGTGACGAGTGGAGATAAAGTTAAGGAGTTCATGTCAAGCAGATGA
- the LOC135491339 gene encoding uncharacterized protein LOC135491339, with translation MDAEWTVIDETDSGCNTSDNDKKTMNTPATMSTDQPMEALESSIVSSGGVDALEDKHKLDPLGEGPIDNDGQLIESCTLNNKVNQILTFNQPKTDCTEKGENHVVGSSDHHDNKGDHITIESMSESSLQAGNGEMSATNQTPENCGSDKALKDAKNIEIIQDCKTLADVDNAYRMRDPFLSGSDSENESDSESSSSDESSVLSAPAESGGESEEDAKKNKAKNQNDNKPNKREPVINVTKTKGELLIEDLPPIEDLHIEVDSSVEMAEIGKVAQIVGLLAVIQAIPDTPALNVDSILFNEKREPLGQVFETFGRVTSPMYTMRFNSDEHMKTKNIEIGLVVFCAPKMSEYTHFVFVEQLKALRGSDASWENNNEPPDRYLDYSDDEGERRAKAKHRDRDDPNAGGKKNRSKNMKMDSWPPENDPNAPRGPSWQPGVKDIRNPWTGPMPRQGHQYRGPRSHSGHSFRPPPPPRSPAPRIPFGRLPPPSHWTQRVAPPAWVPRMPTAGQYQVSVPMPPPNFGQPPPPFGGQAQVYPTLSSALPNVAYNPVMWAPPPSSMAITQQSNGQLTVSQAAQQAASAAVLPQAPVSFLPPYNYQTRPVVTNSQFVTKSSTPPLVANLLPGTQSPQPSTSPQLSYQQQSVPALHQANTATSVAPHLLNLPPPPPPNQTNSTQQSPTAGQMALVDPRQIQALQYATGVFPQYTQPYYNWQQ, from the exons ATGGACGCTGAATGGACAGTAATTGATGAAACTGATAGTGGTTGTAACACATCGGACAATGACAAGAAGACAATGAATACGCCAGCTACCATGTCAACTGATCAGCCAATGGAAGCTCTTGAGTCCTCAATTGTCTCATCCGGCGGGGTTGATGCTCTAGAGGATAAACACAAACTTGATCCCCTTGGTGAGGGTCCCATTGACAATGATGGGCAACTGATTGAATCCTGTACTTTAAACAATAAAGTAAATCAGATACTTACATTTAATCAGCCCAAAACGGATTGTactgaaaaaggtgaaaatcaTGTAGTGGGTTCATCTGATCATCATGACAATAAGGGAGACCACATAACTATTGAGTCCATGTCTGAAAGTTCTCTACAAGCTGGTAATGGTGAAATGAGTGCAACCAACCAAACCCCTGAGAACTGTGGGAGTGACAAAGCTTTGAAAGACGctaaaaacattgaaatcattCAAGATTGTAAGACTTTGGCTGACGTAGACAATGCCTACAGAATGAGGGACCCATTTCTTAGTGGATCCGACTCCGAGAATGAATCGGATAGTGAGAGCAGTAGTTCAGATGAGAGTAGTGTCCTGAGCGCCCCAGCTGAATCGGGAGGTGAATCTGAGGAGGACGCAAAGAAAAACAAGGCAAAGAATCAAAATGATAACAAGCCAAATAAACGCGAACCAGTCATCAATGTGACCAAGACGAAAGGAGAACTGCTTATAGAG GACCTCCCACCAATTGAAGACCTACACATTGAGGTTGACAGTAGTGTCGAGATGGCAGAGATTGGAAAGGTGGCACAGATTGTCGGATTACTTG CGGTGATCCAAGCTATTCCTGATACGCCAGCTCTCAATGTCGACTCCAttctttttaatgaaaaaagaGAACCATTGGGCCAG GTCTTTGAAACTTTTGGACGCGTGACATCTCCAATGTACACAATGCGCTTCAACTCTGATGAACATATGAAGACAAAGAATATTGAAATAGGCCTGGTCGTATTTTGTGCCCCAAAGATGTCCGAGTACACACATTTTGTCTTTGTGGAACAGTTGAAAGC gttgaGAGGGTCTGATGCATCTTGGGAGAATAACAACGAACCTCCGGATAGG TATCTGGATTATTCGGATGACGAGGGAGAACGGCGGGCTAAAGCAAAGCATCGAGACAGAGATGACCCTAATGCTGGAGGGAAGAAAAACAGAAGCAAGAACATGAAAATGGACAGCTG GCCACCAGAAAATGATCCAAATGCACCAAGAGGACCCAGTTGGCAACCAGGAGTGAAAG ATATCCGTAATCCATGGACGGGACCAATGCCGAGACAAGGGCACCAATATCGAGGGCCACGATCACATTCTGGTCACTCATTCCGACCGCCACCGCCACCAAGATCACCTGCTCCCAGGATACCATTCGGGCGTCTACCTCCCCCAAGTCATTGGACACAGAGAGTTGCCCCACCTGCATGGGTACCTCGTATGCCAACAGCTGGACAGTATCAAGTTTCAGTTCCAATGCCACCACCAAATTTTGGACAACCACCACCGCCATTTGGTGGCCAGGCCCAAGTTTATCCAACCTTGAGCAGTGCATTGCCAAATGTTGCTTATAATCCTGTTATGTGGGCACCACCGCCATCTTCTATGGCTATAACACAACAATCGAATGGACAATTGACTGTTTCTCAAGCTGCACAACAAGCGGCCAGTGCTGCAGTTTTACCGCAGGCTCCCGTGTCGTTTTTACCGCCTTATAATTACCAAACTCGGCCTGTTGTTACGAATTCACAGTTTGTCACTAAAAGTAGCACACCACCACTCGTAGCTAATCTTTTGCCTGGTACGCAAAGTCCTCAGCCAAGTACCTCACCACAACTGTCATATCAGCAACAAAGTGTCCCTGCTCTGCACCAGGCAAACACGGCTACTAGTGTGGCACCCCATTTACTGAATCTTCCCCCACCGCCTCCCCCAAACCAGACAAATTCAACGCAGCAGTCACCAACCGCTGGCCAGATGGCACTGGTAGATCCGAGGCAAATACAGGCTCTGCAGTATGCAACGGGAGTCTTCCCACAATATACGCAGCCTTATTATAACTGGCAACAATAA
- the LOC135489137 gene encoding voltage-dependent anion-selective channel protein 2-like isoform X2: protein MVIPPGYGDLGKSAKDLFNKGYNYGFFKLECKTKASNGMEFTTSGNHNSDSGKLSGNLETKYKWADYGLTFTEKWNTDNVLATEVTIEDQIAKGQKLSFETSFAPNTGKKAGKIKTGYKRDYINVNCDVDFDFAGPTVHGAGVLGYNGWLAGYQMSFDTSKSKLTKNNFGVGYAGDDFALHTSVNAGSEFAGSIHQKVNSNVETGINLSWTAGTNTTRFGIAAKYTVDKDCTLRGKVSNTGQIGLGYTQTLRDGVQLTLSALVDAKNINSGGHKLGIGLDLDAK, encoded by the exons ATGGTTATTCCTCCAGGTTACGGTGATCTGGGCAAAAGTGCCAAAGATCTCTTCAACAAGGGGTACA ACTATGGCTTCTTCAAACTGGAATGCAAGACTAAGGCCAGCAATGGTATGGAGTTCACCACAAGTGGGAACCACAACTCCGATTCTGGAAAGTTGTCCGGAAATTTGGAGACGAAATACAAATGGGCGGATTATG GCCTGACATTCACTGAGAAGTGGAACACTGACAATGTCCTTGCCACTGAAGTAACAATTGAGGATCAGATTGCCAAGGGCCAAAAACTCTCATTTGAAACATCCTTTGCCCCAAATACTGG AAAGAAGGCTGGTAAAATTAAAACTGGGTACAAGAGAGACTACATTAACGTGAACTGTGATGTTGACTTTGATTTTGCTGGCCCAACAGTGCATGGTGCTGGTGTCCTCGG ATACAACGGCTGGTTAGCAGGTTACCAAATGTCCTTCGATACTTCcaaatcaaaattgacaaaaaataattttggtgTTGGATATGCTGGAGACGACTTTGCTCTCCACACAAGTGT AAATGCTGGCTCTGAATTTGCTGGCTCCATTCATCAGAAAGTTAACAGCAATGTAGAAACTGGAATCAACTTATCATGGACAGCAGGAACCAATACAACTCGTTTTGGAATTGCAGCCAAATACACTGTAGACAAGGATTGTACCTTGAGG GGCAAGGTGAGCAATACTGGACAAATTGGTCTTGGATATACGCAGACACTAAGGGATG GCGTGCAGCTGACCCTCTCTGCACTTGTTGATGCCAAGAATATCAACTCAGGTGGACACAAGCTCGGTATAGGTCTTGACTTGGATGCTAAATAA
- the LOC135489137 gene encoding voltage-dependent anion-selective channel protein 2-like isoform X1, with protein sequence MVIPPGYGDLGKSAKDLFNKGYNYGFFKLECKTKASNGMEFTTSGNHNSDSGKLSGNLETKYKWADYGLTFTEKWNTDNVLATEVTIEDQIAKGQKLSFETSFAPNTGKMPRHVSARLIHRCDIGKAKFTFNAQWREDWNPNQKKAGKIKTGYKRDYINVNCDVDFDFAGPTVHGAGVLGYNGWLAGYQMSFDTSKSKLTKNNFGVGYAGDDFALHTSVNAGSEFAGSIHQKVNSNVETGINLSWTAGTNTTRFGIAAKYTVDKDCTLRGKVSNTGQIGLGYTQTLRDGVQLTLSALVDAKNINSGGHKLGIGLDLDAK encoded by the exons ATGGTTATTCCTCCAGGTTACGGTGATCTGGGCAAAAGTGCCAAAGATCTCTTCAACAAGGGGTACA ACTATGGCTTCTTCAAACTGGAATGCAAGACTAAGGCCAGCAATGGTATGGAGTTCACCACAAGTGGGAACCACAACTCCGATTCTGGAAAGTTGTCCGGAAATTTGGAGACGAAATACAAATGGGCGGATTATG GCCTGACATTCACTGAGAAGTGGAACACTGACAATGTCCTTGCCACTGAAGTAACAATTGAGGATCAGATTGCCAAGGGCCAAAAACTCTCATTTGAAACATCCTTTGCCCCAAATACTGG aAAAATGCCACGCCATGTTTCTGCAAGGCTCATACATCGCTGTGATATAGGAAAGGCCAAGTTTACTTTCAATGCTCAATGGAGAGAAGATTGGAATCCAAATCA AAAGAAGGCTGGTAAAATTAAAACTGGGTACAAGAGAGACTACATTAACGTGAACTGTGATGTTGACTTTGATTTTGCTGGCCCAACAGTGCATGGTGCTGGTGTCCTCGG ATACAACGGCTGGTTAGCAGGTTACCAAATGTCCTTCGATACTTCcaaatcaaaattgacaaaaaataattttggtgTTGGATATGCTGGAGACGACTTTGCTCTCCACACAAGTGT AAATGCTGGCTCTGAATTTGCTGGCTCCATTCATCAGAAAGTTAACAGCAATGTAGAAACTGGAATCAACTTATCATGGACAGCAGGAACCAATACAACTCGTTTTGGAATTGCAGCCAAATACACTGTAGACAAGGATTGTACCTTGAGG GGCAAGGTGAGCAATACTGGACAAATTGGTCTTGGATATACGCAGACACTAAGGGATG GCGTGCAGCTGACCCTCTCTGCACTTGTTGATGCCAAGAATATCAACTCAGGTGGACACAAGCTCGGTATAGGTCTTGACTTGGATGCTAAATAA